One segment of Vibrio mimicus DNA contains the following:
- a CDS encoding TolC family outer membrane protein encodes MKGLPLKAIALAIALSNPVSAQTLEQAVSITLASNPELKSAFNQFKSREYDAEASSGAYLPKIDLDAGIGYEGINPAEASGNRSTDLTRKDATLTLTQLIWDGSATLNDMDRTAAEAEGDRYQLLADASNMALEVTKIYLDATKAYEILTLSENNLAIHKAIYRDIKKRADSGIGSTADVTQVEARLAKAHGNLLAAQNNLFDVHTQFRRLVGQEPLGLEFPRADEYALPPTLDKALAMAHDTHPVIKVAQADVDAARFQYKQSKAPNYPTLSFEAAQSWRNDAGGIEGSSDEQTAMLRLRYNLYNGGSDSDRTESAAYQLNRSKDLREKTFRTVEEGLRLSWSALDLTLQQKEFLADHVDSASKTVVAYRKQYQIGQRTLLDLLNTENELFEARKDYLDSKYSEQYAKYRVMNASGNLLDALRVDIPQEWTVKVEY; translated from the coding sequence TTGAAAGGATTACCATTAAAAGCGATTGCACTGGCTATCGCATTGAGCAATCCGGTTTCTGCACAGACGTTGGAACAAGCGGTTTCCATCACCTTGGCATCCAACCCGGAATTAAAAAGTGCTTTTAATCAATTTAAAAGTCGTGAGTATGATGCAGAGGCGTCATCTGGTGCTTATTTGCCGAAGATTGACCTAGATGCGGGTATTGGCTACGAAGGAATCAATCCAGCTGAAGCCAGTGGCAATAGAAGTACTGATTTGACGCGTAAAGATGCAACTTTAACGCTCACCCAATTAATTTGGGATGGCTCCGCAACATTAAATGATATGGATAGAACTGCTGCTGAGGCTGAAGGGGATCGATATCAATTATTAGCAGATGCATCCAATATGGCTTTAGAAGTAACCAAGATTTATCTTGATGCAACTAAAGCTTATGAAATTCTTACTTTGTCAGAAAATAATTTAGCCATTCACAAGGCTATTTATCGAGATATCAAAAAACGAGCAGATTCTGGAATTGGTTCAACTGCGGATGTTACTCAAGTTGAAGCTCGTTTAGCAAAAGCACATGGTAATTTACTGGCGGCCCAGAACAATCTTTTCGATGTTCACACCCAATTTCGTCGTCTCGTTGGCCAAGAGCCTCTAGGTTTGGAATTCCCTCGAGCTGATGAATACGCTCTACCACCGACATTAGATAAAGCATTAGCGATGGCACATGATACTCACCCTGTTATCAAAGTTGCCCAAGCTGATGTCGATGCCGCTCGCTTCCAATACAAGCAATCGAAGGCTCCCAATTACCCGACTCTTTCTTTTGAAGCCGCACAAAGTTGGCGCAATGATGCAGGGGGGATTGAAGGGAGTAGTGATGAACAGACCGCGATGCTTAGACTGCGTTATAACCTTTACAATGGTGGTAGTGATAGCGATCGTACCGAAAGTGCGGCTTACCAGCTGAATCGATCTAAAGATTTACGAGAGAAAACATTCAGAACTGTAGAAGAAGGCTTGCGCTTGTCATGGAGTGCATTGGATCTCACCTTGCAACAAAAAGAGTTCTTAGCAGACCATGTTGACTCGGCATCAAAAACAGTGGTTGCATACCGTAAACAGTATCAAATTGGCCAACGCACCTTGCTTGATCTCCTCAACACAGAGAATGAACTGTTCGAAGCACGTAAAGATTATTTGGATTCCAAATACTCTGAGCAATATGCAAAATATCGAGTAATGAATGCATCGGGCAACTTATTAGATGCATTACGAGTCGACATTCCTCAGGAATGGACAGTGAAGGTGGAGTACTAA
- a CDS encoding OmpA family protein — translation MSIKPWALPLFVCSVTTSALAQQNDYANYEGDEYDYRATPLANQIADLQDDDNDGVINARDLCPDTPRGSEIDNDGCGTFVKSSQMQQLHILFANDSSAIEPAFLTQIRQMAEFLKTYPSTSIELQGYASKVGGAEHNLALSKQRSEAVREQLLRYGITPNRVNIVGYGDSVLEADGTDDVSHARNRRVTATVVGYKGEVVKEWTIFTTLPM, via the coding sequence ATGTCAATAAAACCCTGGGCTCTGCCACTTTTTGTCTGCTCGGTGACAACCTCTGCGTTGGCGCAACAAAATGATTATGCTAATTATGAGGGAGATGAATATGATTATCGCGCAACCCCATTAGCAAACCAGATTGCAGATCTGCAAGATGATGATAATGACGGTGTGATTAATGCTCGCGATCTCTGTCCAGACACTCCTCGAGGATCTGAAATTGACAATGATGGCTGTGGCACATTTGTTAAGTCATCACAAATGCAACAGTTGCATATTCTGTTTGCCAATGATTCCAGCGCGATTGAACCAGCATTTTTGACTCAGATTCGTCAAATGGCTGAGTTTTTGAAAACTTATCCTTCAACATCGATTGAACTACAAGGTTACGCGAGCAAAGTCGGAGGTGCAGAACATAATCTTGCACTTTCTAAGCAGCGTTCAGAAGCGGTTCGCGAGCAATTACTGCGCTACGGTATAACGCCGAATCGCGTCAACATTGTGGGATATGGTGATAGTGTTTTGGAAGCAGATGGTACCGATGATGTGAGTCACGCTCGTAACCGCCGCGTTACGGCAACCGTTGTTGGATATAAAGGTGAAGTTGTCAAAGAGTGGACAATTTTTACGACGCTTCCGATGTAG
- the nspC gene encoding carboxynorspermidine decarboxylase, with product MQKNELKTPYFMIDEAKLIANLETAKHLKEISGVKMVLALKCFSTWGVFDIIKPYLDGTTSSGPFEVKLGYETFGGETHAYSVGYSEDDVKEVVDICDKMIFNSQSQLAAYRHLVEGKASLGLRINPGVSYAGQDLANPARQFSRLGVQADHIDESVFDSINGVMFHMNCENKDVDAFIGLLDAISERFGRYLDKLDWVSLGGGVFFTWPGYDVDKLGAALKAFAERHTVQLYLEPGEAVITKTTDLVVTVVDIVENGMKTAIVDSATEAHRLDTLIYKEPASVLEASDNGQHEYVIGSCSCLAGDQFCVAKFDEPLQVGQQLHILDSAGYTMVKLNWFNGLKMPSVYCERQNGEIQKINQFGYEDFKRTLSLWSIQ from the coding sequence ATGCAAAAAAATGAATTAAAAACCCCATACTTCATGATTGATGAAGCAAAACTCATCGCGAATCTTGAGACTGCCAAACACCTGAAAGAAATCTCTGGTGTGAAAATGGTGTTGGCACTGAAGTGTTTCTCAACATGGGGTGTTTTCGACATCATCAAGCCTTATTTGGATGGCACAACCAGCTCTGGTCCTTTTGAAGTAAAACTGGGCTATGAAACTTTCGGAGGTGAAACTCACGCTTATTCAGTGGGTTACAGTGAAGATGATGTGAAAGAAGTCGTCGACATCTGCGACAAGATGATCTTCAACTCTCAATCTCAATTAGCGGCATACCGTCACTTAGTTGAAGGTAAAGCATCTCTAGGTCTGCGTATCAACCCAGGAGTGAGTTACGCAGGTCAAGATTTAGCAAACCCAGCACGTCAATTCTCTCGTCTAGGGGTGCAGGCCGATCATATCGATGAAAGTGTCTTCGATTCGATTAATGGCGTGATGTTCCATATGAACTGTGAAAATAAAGATGTTGATGCCTTTATTGGCTTACTGGATGCCATTTCCGAACGTTTTGGTCGTTATCTCGATAAATTAGACTGGGTGAGTTTAGGTGGGGGCGTATTCTTTACGTGGCCGGGTTACGATGTCGATAAGCTGGGTGCAGCGCTGAAAGCGTTTGCGGAGCGTCATACAGTTCAACTTTATCTTGAGCCGGGTGAAGCTGTCATCACCAAAACGACAGATCTTGTAGTGACTGTCGTTGATATTGTTGAAAATGGTATGAAAACCGCGATTGTTGATTCAGCGACGGAAGCACACCGTTTAGACACATTGATTTACAAAGAACCAGCTTCAGTGTTAGAAGCCAGTGATAATGGTCAGCACGAATATGTGATCGGCTCTTGTTCTTGCTTAGCCGGCGATCAATTCTGCGTAGCTAAGTTTGATGAGCCGTTACAGGTCGGGCAACAACTGCACATCCTAGATAGCGCAGGTTACACCATGGTCAAACTCAATTGGTTCAATGGTCTGAAAATGCCGTCAGTGTATTGTGAACGTCAAAATGGTGAGATACAAAAAATCAACCAGTTTGGCTATGAAGATTTCAAACGCACTTTATCTCTGTGGTCTATCCAATAA